In Phoenix dactylifera cultivar Barhee BC4 chromosome 11, palm_55x_up_171113_PBpolish2nd_filt_p, whole genome shotgun sequence, the following are encoded in one genomic region:
- the LOC103708361 gene encoding F-box/kelch-repeat protein At3g61590-like isoform X1: MEIWIMASLLLSDNNIDPSEQIQSNRKIEVLFWHLLNGIISLMEGESSWEPHPISHFGSEVAELEPVSGSNNGGEAFVVCLDSILPDDILERILSFLPIASIIRAASVCKRWYDIIHSRRFLWANKLPQKPWYYMFTYSEAPAGYAYDPILRKWYSFNLPCIEKSNWFISSSCGLVCSMDNDSRSRIFVCNPITTDWKMLLEPPGVKFPDYSTLAISVDRKSHDYTIVVAKSKQVPGDFLQWEFSIHIYESGNRSWVTSITEVFTGWRGGDESVICNGVLYCMIHSTAVLGTAERRHGLIMYDLSARSSHTSLMRTLIPVPCSLTCGRMMNLKERLVMVGGIAKYDRPDIIRGIGIWELYKEGWREVTRMPHRFFQGFGEFDDVFASSGTEDLIYIQSYGATALLVFDMSQKQWKWSVRCPVTKRFPLQLFTGFCFEPRLEVAC, translated from the exons ATGGAGATATGGATAATGGCAAGTCTCTTGCTGAG TGATAATAATATTGATCCATCTGAACAGATTCAGTCCAATCGGAAGATTGAG gttttgttttggcatttgTTGAATGGTATCATTAGCCTCATGGAGGGTGAGTCATCTTGGGAGCCTCATCCTATTAGCCACTTTGGAAGTGAGGTTGCTGAACTCGAACCAGTCTCTGGCAGCAACAACGGAGGCGAAGCATTCGTGGTTTGCTTGGATAGCATTCTTCCAGATGATATCTTAGAAAGAATCCTATCCTTCTTACCCATTGCAAGCATCATCAGGGCTGCATCGGTGTGCAAAAGATGGTATGATATCATCCACTCAAGGAGGTTTCTATGGGCCAACAAGTTGCCTCAGAAGCCATGGTACTACATGTTTACCTATAGCGAGGCGCCTGCTGGTTATGCTTATGACCCAATACTTCGGAAGTGGTATAGCTTCAATCTTCCTTGCATTGAGAAAAGTAACTGGTTTATCTCTTCATCCTGCGGATTAGTTTGTTCCATGGACAATGACAGCAGGAGTCGTATTTTTGTTTGCAACCCAATTACAACAGACTGGAAGATGCTATTGGAACCTCCTGGTGTAAAATTCCCCGACTATAGTACCCTTGCCATATCCGTGGACAGGAAGTCTCATGATTACACTATTGTCGTGGCAAAATCTAAGCAGGTGCCTGGTGATTTCCTCCAGTGGGAATTCTCCATCCACATATATGAGTCAGGGAATAGATCATGGGTTACATCCATTACGGAGGTTTTCACAGGATGGAGGGGAGGTGACGAGAGTGTGATTTGCAATGGAGTTTTGTACTGCATGATTCACTCTACTGCTGTTTTAGGAACTGCTGAACGCCGCCATGGCCTGATCATGTATGATCTCTCAGCTCGATCTTCTCACACTTCTCTGATGCGCACGTTAATACCAGTGCCTTGCTCCCTCACCTGTGGCCGGATGATGAACCTCAAAGAGAGGCTGGTCATGGTTGGTGGGATTGCAAAGTATGACAGGCCGGATATCATCAGGGGAATCGGCATCTGGGAGCTTTACAAGGAAGGTTGGCGAGAGGTCACTCGAATGCCTCACAGATTTTTCCAAGGATTCGGCGAGTTTGATGATGTTTTTGCAAGCAGCGGCACTGAGGATCTGATATACATACAGAGTTATGGAGCCACCGCTTTGCTTGTTTTTGACATGAGCCAGAAGCAGTGGAAATGGTCGGTCAGGTGTCCTGTTACCAAAAGATTTCCTCTTCAGCTTTTCACTGGTTTCTGCTTTGAACCGAGGCTTGAAGTGGCCTGTTGA
- the LOC103708361 gene encoding F-box/kelch-repeat protein At3g61590-like isoform X3, whose translation MEGESSWEPHPISHFGSEVAELEPVSGSNNGGEAFVVCLDSILPDDILERILSFLPIASIIRAASVCKRWYDIIHSRRFLWANKLPQKPWYYMFTYSEAPAGYAYDPILRKWYSFNLPCIEKSNWFISSSCGLVCSMDNDSRSRIFVCNPITTDWKMLLEPPGVKFPDYSTLAISVDRKSHDYTIVVAKSKQVPGDFLQWEFSIHIYESGNRSWVTSITEVFTGWRGGDESVICNGVLYCMIHSTAVLGTAERRHGLIMYDLSARSSHTSLMRTLIPVPCSLTCGRMMNLKERLVMVGGIAKYDRPDIIRGIGIWELYKEGWREVTRMPHRFFQGFGEFDDVFASSGTEDLIYIQSYGATALLVFDMSQKQWKWSVRCPVTKRFPLQLFTGFCFEPRLEVAC comes from the coding sequence ATGGAGGGTGAGTCATCTTGGGAGCCTCATCCTATTAGCCACTTTGGAAGTGAGGTTGCTGAACTCGAACCAGTCTCTGGCAGCAACAACGGAGGCGAAGCATTCGTGGTTTGCTTGGATAGCATTCTTCCAGATGATATCTTAGAAAGAATCCTATCCTTCTTACCCATTGCAAGCATCATCAGGGCTGCATCGGTGTGCAAAAGATGGTATGATATCATCCACTCAAGGAGGTTTCTATGGGCCAACAAGTTGCCTCAGAAGCCATGGTACTACATGTTTACCTATAGCGAGGCGCCTGCTGGTTATGCTTATGACCCAATACTTCGGAAGTGGTATAGCTTCAATCTTCCTTGCATTGAGAAAAGTAACTGGTTTATCTCTTCATCCTGCGGATTAGTTTGTTCCATGGACAATGACAGCAGGAGTCGTATTTTTGTTTGCAACCCAATTACAACAGACTGGAAGATGCTATTGGAACCTCCTGGTGTAAAATTCCCCGACTATAGTACCCTTGCCATATCCGTGGACAGGAAGTCTCATGATTACACTATTGTCGTGGCAAAATCTAAGCAGGTGCCTGGTGATTTCCTCCAGTGGGAATTCTCCATCCACATATATGAGTCAGGGAATAGATCATGGGTTACATCCATTACGGAGGTTTTCACAGGATGGAGGGGAGGTGACGAGAGTGTGATTTGCAATGGAGTTTTGTACTGCATGATTCACTCTACTGCTGTTTTAGGAACTGCTGAACGCCGCCATGGCCTGATCATGTATGATCTCTCAGCTCGATCTTCTCACACTTCTCTGATGCGCACGTTAATACCAGTGCCTTGCTCCCTCACCTGTGGCCGGATGATGAACCTCAAAGAGAGGCTGGTCATGGTTGGTGGGATTGCAAAGTATGACAGGCCGGATATCATCAGGGGAATCGGCATCTGGGAGCTTTACAAGGAAGGTTGGCGAGAGGTCACTCGAATGCCTCACAGATTTTTCCAAGGATTCGGCGAGTTTGATGATGTTTTTGCAAGCAGCGGCACTGAGGATCTGATATACATACAGAGTTATGGAGCCACCGCTTTGCTTGTTTTTGACATGAGCCAGAAGCAGTGGAAATGGTCGGTCAGGTGTCCTGTTACCAAAAGATTTCCTCTTCAGCTTTTCACTGGTTTCTGCTTTGAACCGAGGCTTGAAGTGGCCTGTTGA
- the LOC103708380 gene encoding cytochrome B5-like protein → MEMIVMTIVVLIVLGALFIIPRSKNNGKTKGTRPSVTSKTLKTYTKEEVCLHNKRDDCWIIIKGKVYDVTPYVEEHPGGDAMLNNAGGDSTEGFYGPQHATRVFDMVDEFCIGDLKP, encoded by the exons ATGGAGATGATTGTCATGACAATAGTTGTACTTATTGTACTCGGAGCTCTTTTTATCATCCCAAGATCAAAAAATAATG GTAAAACTAAAGGAACTCGTCCAAGTGTGACGTCAAAG ACATTGAAAACTTACACAAAGGAAGAGGTCTGTCTGCATAATAAGAGAGATGATTGTTGGATCATTATCAAAGGAAAG GTCTATGATGTCACTCCATATGTGGAGGAACATCCAGGTGGTGATGCTATGCTAAACAATGCTGGAGGTGATTCAACAGAGGGATTTTACGG GCCACAACATGCTACTCGTGTGTTTGACATGGTTGATGAGTTCTGTATTGGGGACTTGAAGCCCTGA
- the LOC103708363 gene encoding uncharacterized protein LOC103708363, whose amino-acid sequence MDYHFLEINLICAQGLKPPAGFRRAQAYAVAWVDPAFKLRTRVDRTGGENPTWNDKFIFHVPAGFLADDSSSAVSVEIYATAGWILTDSLLGTVRLLVGNLRLLSRRDGCPVFDAVGIRRPSGRLHGVLNVGAMLLRRVPLVAAEVLGACPAVSYLSLMGEKGFKIRRRQAAAPRDDPAAGKDPALKQWNGETISSDGGVEAEEISDGRVVPCGPCFLGFPRRIHRSPSDQILQLSSTEESPGR is encoded by the coding sequence ATGGACTACCACTTCCTGGAGATCAACCTTATATGCGCCCAGGGACTGAAGCCGCCAGCCGGATTTCGCCGCGCCCAGGCCTACGCCGTCGCCTGGGTGGATCCCGCCTTCAAGCTCCGCACCCGCGTCGACCGCACCGGCGGCGAGAATCCTACCTGGAACGACAAGTTCATCTTCCACGTCCCCGCCGGCTTCCTCGCCGACGACTCCTCGTCCGCCGTCTCCGTCGAGATATATGCTACCGCCGGCTGGATCCTCACCGACTCCCTTCTCGGAACCGTCCGCCTCCTCGTCGGCAACCTCCGCCTGCTCTCCCGCCGCGACGGCTGCCCCGTCTTCGACGCCGTTGGCATCCGCCGCCCCTCCGGCCGCCTCCACGGCGTACTCAATGTAGGCGCCATGCTCCTCCGCCGCGTCCCCCTCGTCGCCGCCGAGGTCCTGGGCGCCTGCCCCGCTGTTAGCTACCTCTCCCTCATGGGCGAGAAGGGTTTCAAGATCAGGCGCCGCCAGGCGGCGGCGCCGAGGGACGACCCCGCCGCCGGGAAGGATCCGGCGCTTAAGCAGTGGAACGGAGAGACGATATCGTCAGACGGCGGGGTTGAGGCTGAGGAGATATCGGACGGTAGGGTGGTGCCGTGCGGGCCCTGCTTCCTGGGGTTCCCGAGGCGGATCCATCGGAGCCCATCTGATCAGATCTTGCAGCTCTCCTCGACCGAGGAGAGCCCTGGTCGATGA
- the LOC103708361 gene encoding F-box/kelch-repeat protein At3g61590-like isoform X2: protein MMDGDMDNGKSLAEVLFWHLLNGIISLMEGESSWEPHPISHFGSEVAELEPVSGSNNGGEAFVVCLDSILPDDILERILSFLPIASIIRAASVCKRWYDIIHSRRFLWANKLPQKPWYYMFTYSEAPAGYAYDPILRKWYSFNLPCIEKSNWFISSSCGLVCSMDNDSRSRIFVCNPITTDWKMLLEPPGVKFPDYSTLAISVDRKSHDYTIVVAKSKQVPGDFLQWEFSIHIYESGNRSWVTSITEVFTGWRGGDESVICNGVLYCMIHSTAVLGTAERRHGLIMYDLSARSSHTSLMRTLIPVPCSLTCGRMMNLKERLVMVGGIAKYDRPDIIRGIGIWELYKEGWREVTRMPHRFFQGFGEFDDVFASSGTEDLIYIQSYGATALLVFDMSQKQWKWSVRCPVTKRFPLQLFTGFCFEPRLEVAC, encoded by the exons ATGATGGATGGAGATATGGATAATGGCAAGTCTCTTGCTGAG gttttgttttggcatttgTTGAATGGTATCATTAGCCTCATGGAGGGTGAGTCATCTTGGGAGCCTCATCCTATTAGCCACTTTGGAAGTGAGGTTGCTGAACTCGAACCAGTCTCTGGCAGCAACAACGGAGGCGAAGCATTCGTGGTTTGCTTGGATAGCATTCTTCCAGATGATATCTTAGAAAGAATCCTATCCTTCTTACCCATTGCAAGCATCATCAGGGCTGCATCGGTGTGCAAAAGATGGTATGATATCATCCACTCAAGGAGGTTTCTATGGGCCAACAAGTTGCCTCAGAAGCCATGGTACTACATGTTTACCTATAGCGAGGCGCCTGCTGGTTATGCTTATGACCCAATACTTCGGAAGTGGTATAGCTTCAATCTTCCTTGCATTGAGAAAAGTAACTGGTTTATCTCTTCATCCTGCGGATTAGTTTGTTCCATGGACAATGACAGCAGGAGTCGTATTTTTGTTTGCAACCCAATTACAACAGACTGGAAGATGCTATTGGAACCTCCTGGTGTAAAATTCCCCGACTATAGTACCCTTGCCATATCCGTGGACAGGAAGTCTCATGATTACACTATTGTCGTGGCAAAATCTAAGCAGGTGCCTGGTGATTTCCTCCAGTGGGAATTCTCCATCCACATATATGAGTCAGGGAATAGATCATGGGTTACATCCATTACGGAGGTTTTCACAGGATGGAGGGGAGGTGACGAGAGTGTGATTTGCAATGGAGTTTTGTACTGCATGATTCACTCTACTGCTGTTTTAGGAACTGCTGAACGCCGCCATGGCCTGATCATGTATGATCTCTCAGCTCGATCTTCTCACACTTCTCTGATGCGCACGTTAATACCAGTGCCTTGCTCCCTCACCTGTGGCCGGATGATGAACCTCAAAGAGAGGCTGGTCATGGTTGGTGGGATTGCAAAGTATGACAGGCCGGATATCATCAGGGGAATCGGCATCTGGGAGCTTTACAAGGAAGGTTGGCGAGAGGTCACTCGAATGCCTCACAGATTTTTCCAAGGATTCGGCGAGTTTGATGATGTTTTTGCAAGCAGCGGCACTGAGGATCTGATATACATACAGAGTTATGGAGCCACCGCTTTGCTTGTTTTTGACATGAGCCAGAAGCAGTGGAAATGGTCGGTCAGGTGTCCTGTTACCAAAAGATTTCCTCTTCAGCTTTTCACTGGTTTCTGCTTTGAACCGAGGCTTGAAGTGGCCTGTTGA